The segment GGTTGGTCGGCCGGCGCTCGCTGGTCCAGAAGGGCCACACGCGTGTCACGTCGCCCTCGCCGCTGCCCGAGACAAGCAGTTCCCAGCGGTCGTCTCGGCGCACCTCGAAGGTGTGCTGGTCGCCCGGCAGGGGCAGCAGGGCCGCCGGCACCGTTTCCCTGCGTGGGGGCAACCACAGCCAGTTGCCGTCTACGCGGATCCAGTCGCAACCGTCGACCAGGGTGGCGGCCGCCGTGTGCTCGGAGATGAAGGTGCGAGGATCGGCCAGCGAAAGCAACAGGTCCTCGCCCTGGAACCAGGCGGCGGTGGCCGACATGAGCGCCGAGGCGACGGCCTGCTGGTAGGCGGGGGCGCGCCAGCGCTCCTCGGAGTCCAGGTCGGCCGGCAGGGGCATGGCAACGTCGACGGCGGGGCAGGCTGTGTGGCGCAGGAGGTAGGCGTTGGACCCGACGACCGGGATCGTGTCCGGTGCCGCGAAGCCGCCAAGGGTTTCGGCCAGCAGGGCTCCCCAGAACGATCCGCCCGAGCTGCCGTAGTGATGGCCGACCGACCAGCCGGGGGCGCCGGGCGTGGCGCGGCGCAGGGTGATGAAGAGGTCGGCCTCGGTCTCGTTGGCCAGCAGGATCTTGGCCTCGGGCGGCACGAAGCCTGGATCGTCACGCGTGAGGACGGCGTCGGCGCCGGCCCCGCGCAGCAGTCCGGCCAGGCGCTCGGCGACGCGCAGGTTCAGTTCGCGGCCGGGGGTGCCCATGGGGGCGGTGCCGTCGGTGTCGGCGGCACCGCCATGGGGGTCGATGACGATGGTCTTGCCGACCAGCTCCGGCACTAGGGGGTGCCAGACCAGGGTGTCGCGGGGGAGGTCGCAGGGCTCCTGCCAGGGAGTCTTGTGGAGGGCGTCCACGAGGATGGGGCGGGCGCCGCGGATTTCCAGCCAGGCGGAGTGGTCGGGGATGGAGCAGAAGGCGGGGCGGTCGGTTCGCAGGTAATAGCTGATTGCACGCCCCAGGACATCGGAACCTGGATAACGGCGCAAGGTCCAATGGTCTCCTGGAATCTCCTGGTTGTTTTTCGGATCGACGAGTATGTGCCAATGAACCTCAGGCCTGGCATCGGATCGGTTGAACAGATATCCCCCTTCTGACATGTAGGTCAAGTCTTCTCCTGCAGCTGTGATGTATGAAATCGAACGTCCACTCCAGTCGTCACCCGGCTTCAACAGCATCGCACCATACGGCGCATTGATTCGCCCCAATGCGATAACGGAATCGCTTCCTTCGGGTTTGTAGTAAAGGTCGTGAGGATATCCCTTCGCGTGTTTCCAACTGAACAGATAGGGGCCAAGGTGATCAGATGTAGTGGGGATGATCTGATGTTCGAATCCACAGGCAGGACAGAAGGAAAGACTGAGTCGATTCGCTTGCATGGACCTTCCAGCCAGATTGCGTGCCGCAAGCGAGAGAGCGACCGTGCCGCCCTGGAAATCCCGTGCGTCCCAGGTGACTGTCATCGCATCTTCATCGAAAATGTGTCCTGCTTCTTCGCCATTCACCTCCAAGCGAATGGACATCGGGTCAATAATTGGACCTCTATCCGGCATAAAGCGCCACGTTATAGATTCGGCTCTCCATCCAGTCGTATCCGAAACCAGTTCCCAGAACGGAGCCCCCCCCTCGAAGTACTCCAGCAGCCCCAGGAAGTACGCCTCCGCCTCCAGCCGCTGCTTCTGCGCCGCCGACAGCTTCTTCTCCACCTCGGGATGCGAGAGCATCGACGGCTCGCCCAGCACCGCCGGCACGGTCGCATTGCGCAGCACGTGGAAGTTGCCGGCCATGATCTTGGCCGGGCTGATCTCCAGGTTGCGCACCAGGTGCTTGTGGATCGAACGGGCCAGATCCAGATCGGCCCCTTCGCGGCCCACCGGGTAGTAGGTCTGGGTCTCGTTCATATCGCGGTCGAGCTCCGCGTTGCTGTTGTGGTGCAACGAGACGAAGACGTCCGGGGCGAGGGAGTCGCAAAGGGCCACGCGCGCGGCCAGGTCGACCGTCAGCGACGAGTCCGCCGGCGAGAGGAAATCGGTGTCGGCGGTGCGGGTCATGTGGACCTCGGCGCCGGCGGCCTCGAGCAGGCCGCGCAACCACAGCGCCACGCCCAGGTTGACCTCGGCCTCCGAGATGCCGTTGAGGCCGACGACGCCCGGGAAGACGCCGCCGTGCCCGGGGTCGAGCAGGATGCGGCGGCCCTGCAGGG is part of the bacterium genome and harbors:
- a CDS encoding N-acetylmuramoyl-L-alanine amidase gives rise to the protein MKRMPLPLTVALAIAAALALCAGCAARRPLVPDNIGYHQLQESFGDRDFTPLQGRRILLDPGHGGVFPGVVGLNGISEAEVNLGVALWLRGLLEAAGAEVHMTRTADTDFLSPADSSLTVDLAARVALCDSLAPDVFVSLHHNSNAELDRDMNETQTYYPVGREGADLDLARSIHKHLVRNLEISPAKIMAGNFHVLRNATVPAVLGEPSMLSHPEVEKKLSAAQKQRLEAEAYFLGLLEYFEGGAPFWELVSDTTGWRAESITWRFMPDRGPIIDPMSIRLEVNGEEAGHIFDEDAMTVTWDARDFQGGTVALSLAARNLAGRSMQANRLSLSFCPACGFEHQIIPTTSDHLGPYLFSWKHAKGYPHDLYYKPEGSDSVIALGRINAPYGAMLLKPGDDWSGRSISYITAAGEDLTYMSEGGYLFNRSDARPEVHWHILVDPKNNQEIPGDHWTLRRYPGSDVLGRAISYYLRTDRPAFCSIPDHSAWLEIRGARPILVDALHKTPWQEPCDLPRDTLVWHPLVPELVGKTIVIDPHGGAADTDGTAPMGTPGRELNLRVAERLAGLLRGAGADAVLTRDDPGFVPPEAKILLANETEADLFITLRRATPGAPGWSVGHHYGSSGGSFWGALLAETLGGFAAPDTIPVVGSNAYLLRHTACPAVDVAMPLPADLDSEERWRAPAYQQAVASALMSATAAWFQGEDLLLSLADPRTFISEHTAAATLVDGCDWIRVDGNWLWLPPRRETVPAALLPLPGDQHTFEVRRDDRWELLVSGSGEGDVTRVWPFWTSERRPTNPFAETDATHEASGP